The Chengkuizengella sediminis DNA window CCACTTCAATTTCATGTAAGATAAAACCGACTTCATTTTTTACTTTTTCAATCGCTTTAATGGGTGTTTCTGAATAATCTTCTTTCAAGTTTAGAAATAACCAAACACTTATAATGACAACTAAAACTATCAAGTATTTAATATTTTTTTTAGCTTTCATTCATAAACTCCTTTTTTAACTCACAAAAATCATGCAACTCTTCTATCAATTTCATGATATAATTCGCTTAAGAAATAAACCACGGTTATTCGGTGGCTTATATTTTTAGAAAGATTTTAATCAAAAACACTTTAATTCCCACTCTTAGCAGTCCAATGAAAAAGAATGTGTAGTTTCCTTTTCAGTCCTTCATAACATTGATCAAACGTTGTATCGTCATTATAAAAGAAACTTAAATACTCAAATACAATTGCACTTGTTGCAGTTTCTGCACCTTCTTTTGTATCATAATCCGCTGGTAATACCCCCGCTTGCTTGTATTGAAGCAATAGATTCTCTATTTGAGCAATCACTTGATAATCATTTTTAACAATCATCTTTAAAAAGCCAGGATTTGTTTTAAATTGATTGAGTGAACCCACGATAATTTCTCGCATAAAAGATTTGTCAAATAAACGGAAACCATCAGAATATTGATCCATGAATGCTAATAACGATTCTTCCACGGTTAGATTCAGATTCACAACAATATCCATCTCCCCGCTTTCAATCACATCAAATTCATCCATCATGGACGCATATAAAATTTCCAGCTTAGAATCAAAATAATTAAAAATGGTCCCTTCTCCAATTTCAGCTTTTTGAGCAATCTTCTTTGTTGTTGTCCCATCATAACCTTCTGTTAAAAATAACTCTTTTGATACTTGAATGATTTTTTCTCTTGTTCGTTGTTTCTTATTTTCTCGGACCCCAGATATAGTAAAAACTCCTTTCTAAATTTTGAGGCACTCATTAATGAGTATACTCAGGTTATTATATTAAACTTTTCCATTGTCAACTTTTTTTATCCAGTTTATCAATACATACCATCGCTCAACTAACAAAGGAAAGAATTTTTATATTTAAAGCCACGTACTTAACTAGTTTTATGAAAAATTCTGAATTCATAAGAACTAAATAACATTCACTGTGGTATAGAGGAAACCTAGTGTTACATCTTCTTTATATAATAACTGATTTCACTAATTATTTCTTGCGGTTGGTTTTCCACCAGAATGATAACTTAAAAATATTTTGATTACCATAGTGAATTTTCATAAGGTAGTACAAGAATTTTTGATGATATATAGCAATACCTGATAATAATTTGTTTAAATTAGGAACAAGCAAAAGCCTCTCCATTAAAGGGAGAAGCATTTGTAGATATTTCTCTTTAAATCTTGATGTATTTTACTTATAAGAGATTAGCATCGAATATTTAACCTTTGTGCTGTTCTGTAGTTTTTACACTATTGTTATCTAATTTCAGAGAAGTAGTCTCTCTTTCTTTTAAGAAGATTGGAAGTACACTGATCGATAGTAAAAACGCAAACCCAACTCCGATAAATAACGCAGTTCCTAAAGAAGATAATCCCCTATAGCTGGCTAGCATTAAAGATCCAAATGCAATCATTGTCGTCAAAGTGGTGATCAATATCGCTCTACCCACACTAGAAAAAACTTCAATTATGGATTGATTAGTAGATTTATAACGGTGAAGCAAATGCACTCCATCATCAACACCAATACCAATAATAAGAGGTAAAGCCAAAACATTTAGAATATTCCATTTTAATCCTAACCATCCCATCATACCTGAAGTGAGTACAAGTGCCATTATTAAAGGTAAAAACGCCAACAATGCATATTTAAAAGATCTGAAGTGAAGTAACAAAATCGTAAATAAAACAAGTAAAACTAATATTCCCGTCTTCACGATTTCATCCTTAACGGAATCATACAATGCCTTCATAAAAATTGGTGTACCTGTAAATCCAGGATCCAATTCTTGTAACATATGAATGAAGTTTTCTCCTTTTTCGTTTTTCAACTCTTCCCAAATGTCAAAGTTAGGGTAAGCAGTCAGTAAAAAGTGTTTTCCATCCTCACTAACTAATTGTGATTTCAAATCACTTGGTAAATCATCAACCACAAGTATTTTAGCCTCTAACATTTGCTGACTTTTACTTTGAAGTAGTGTATAAAATTCTAATTGCATCTGTTCGAACTGTTCAATAGACGTGCTATTTGTTCGATCCATAAGCAAATTTAAATTCGATGGTTGACCACCGTTTTCGAAAAACAATTTACTTGCTTGCTTTAAACGATCTGTCTCTGCATGCTCATACAATGTTTGGATTGTTTGCTCTATATCTTCTAATCCTTGTAAAAATTCTCCTTTTGTAACTGATCGATAAGGCATTTGTTGCGAAAGTACTTGTTCTATTTTTCCAATCGTTTGCATCCGCTGCTCTTGAACTTCAACATCTGGTAATATATCAGCAATACTCATTACGGCTGAAACGGATTCCTTATCTTTTAATTGTTCGGACAACTTATATATATCTTCTAAACTATCCTGTTCAACTAACAGTCCTTCCGAACTCATTCCAAAATCCTCACTCATTTTCTCCATTAATTCAACAGATTCTAATCCTTTTGGTTCCAAATTAAGCATGTTTAGATCAAATTCATTGTCTGTGGATTTAAAACCTATTATTCCTATAAAAACGATAACAACACATAGAACTACAAAACGATAGCGATGGCTAAAAGAAGCTGTTTTACCAAGTAATTTATATTCACCTTTTACTTTGGATAGATTTTTTTGTTTACCTAGGATAAGAATTGAAGGTAAGATAAAAAATACAGCAAGAACGGTTGTCAATATTCCAGACCCCATTACAAAACCTAGCTCTTTTAACATATCCAAGGAGCTGGTCATCATAACAAAAAATGCAAATGCTGTAGATAAAGCACCTATCAATATACTGGGTCCCACCTTTAAAAGTGTATACTCTAAAGACTCTTTCTTCCCAGCTCCTTTACTTCGTTTTTCCGTAAATCCGCTTAATAGATGTAGAGAGAAGTCAATGCCAAGTCCAATTAGAATTACGAAAGTAAAAACTGTAATTATATTTAATCTTCCAATGACTAAAGAAACGATTCCAAAATCCCATATCACTCCAATAAGAAGAGGGATAAAAGCCAAAATAGGGACAGAAATCATACGAAATGCCATATACAATACAATGAATATACCCACCATTGCGATTATCGTAGTCAAATGTGAATCAGATTCTGTAATTTCTAACTCATCTTTACCAACAACATGCATTCCAGTCAATCCATAGCTAATCCCAGAAACTTCTTTTTCTATTTGAACAAGCTCCGCTTCAATTGCATTCACTCCAGGGGCTACTTTTTCAAAATCAGTAATATCAAATGTCGGCTGAACCATCATCACGATTTGAGTACCGTCTATTGACCTAGTATAAGGGTCCCCGAATACAAGTCGATTCACTCCCGTTTCTATTTCATTTTCTTCTACTAATAAAGAGTGGAAAAACCAGTCCATACCCATCAAAGAAGATGCGATTCCCTGTTCTTCTTGGACAGTCATGACGTTACCCTCTTGTATTTGATTAGAAACCCCTGTGTAGTTCATGTTCATAAAAGATAAATAACGATCTATATTAGGATCACTTAAAGCCATTCCTGTCATTTCAATCACATTTTCATCCAATAACATAAGTCCATTTTTAATGAGAAAATCCTCATTCACCTGGGCAGAAACACTTTGCACATATTCATCTAATTGGAGTAGCCTCTCCTTGGCAGTTTCAACCGCTTGATCAAGTTTAGCGGGATTATCCGCTTCTACAATCACGATGATATTATTCATCGTTGAAAAATGCTCCATAATATTGTCATATTGTTTCACAGACGGATGATCCTTTGGTGTTAGTCCAACCCAGCTAACCTCCATTTTTAAACCTACAGTAGCAAATCCCAATAAAATAGTCACCAAAAGTGAAATAGCTAATACTGTTTTTGGTTTTGTCGTGGTTGCACGGAATACAAATGCAAAAAATCGTTTCATTATTGTAATTCCTCCTCTTTCTAATTCCCATTATCATTCATTTATTCATCATTCATTGAATAAAATCCGTCTTCTATAATCTGTGAAAAAGAGCTCTCTGTTGTAGTTTTTAAATTTCATCTACTTCTGATTTACCCTCACAAAAACATGAGCACACTCAATAATGAGTATACTCATATTTTAATTATAAATTTTTCCATTGTCAACTTTTATTCAAAGATTATGACCACTAAAGTGTTGACACACTACCATTGTTTAACTATATTAAATTTAGAGCTAGTCTATGTTTTTGTGAAAATCCGAATCTTATAGGAGTGATAAATTTGAAAAATGAAATAACAAAATATATTACTAATTTATCTGAAAAGCAGCAATTCAATGGAGCATTCCTAATTTCAAAAGATGGAGAAGCTATCGTAAGTGGGGGAGTTGGCATGGCTAACTTTGAAGACAACATACCGAATCAAAATAACACTCAGTTCTATGTAGGTTCTATCACTAAAACATTTACTGCGATCGCTATTATGCAACTTTATGAAAAAGATTTACTAGATTTACACGAAACCTGTGAACGCTTTTTTCCTGAATATGAACAAAGCAATAAAATCACCATACATCACCTATTAGCTCATGGTTCTGGCGTTCCTAACTTTTTTGATACTGAGCATTTTTTAGATTGTTTCACAAAAAAAATGAGTGCAGAACAGACTTTTGATATTTTCAAAAATAAACCACTAAATTTTGATCCAGGTCAACAAAGTGAATATTCAAATTCAAACTATATTTTGTTAGGTTTAATTATAGAAAAAATTTCAGGACAATCTTATGAAGAATATATTAACGAGCATATTTTGAAACCTCTAAATATGAATCAAACGGGATTTCCAAAGGATCTAACTAAAGGAAACAGCTTAGCTGAAGGTTATGATTGGGATGATTCTGACTTAAAAAAGATACCAATAATCTATTCTTCTAATTTGTATGCAGCTGGAGAAATGTTTTCAACTGTTCATGATCTAGCTTCATTAGATCAAGCATTATATACCGATACGTTACTTAAGAGGAACTCAATTGACAAAATGCATCAATCCTATTTTCAACCATTTGGCTATGGTTGTACGATTGGAGACAATCTAAATAAAAAATACGTCCTATTTTCTGGTGGAACTATTGGATATACATCTCTTGTTCTTAGATATGTTGAAGAAAAAGTAACGATTATTGTTATTAATAATATCAGCCATAATTTGAATGCTGTTGCAGAAGAACTATCTAGTATTGTTTTTAGTGAACGATAGCTGTAATACAACAATTTTAAATTTGCAATGGCTTTCAGTTTTGTTTAAATATTTTGATTTATGCTTTTTAAAACCTTTATTTAATAACTTTTAATTTTTTTGAAAAAATATACCTCAGATAATCTAGATTTATAACCTATTATAACTTGTTTTATTTTAGGAAAGGTGATGAATTTAATTTTACTATGTATTTAATTTAGTGTCAGATAAAAGTAATATTTTATTTCTTTAAACGTAAACACTACCACTACTTACACTTATAATACAAGTCCTCATTACTTTAAAAATATTGATGCAACTAAAATACCTATTATAAGAACAAGTATAAGAATTCCAGTTACTTTCCAACTTAAATCACCTACTAAATCTGCAAGATTTCCACTTTGTGCCTTGTTAATAGAATCAGCCAATTTTCCAGTAGTGGTATTTTTTCTTAGCTCTTCTTGCCTTAATCTTTCTCTCATTCTCGCGGGGGTTTCTTTATTATTTTCTTTCATTTTCTTCCCTCTTTGTGCAAGTTTTTAATCTGTAAATTAATGCTTATTGTACTATTAGATTTATTTCTGAATAACCAAGATAGAAGTATCAATATTTTCCTGATTACAACCATTTAATAGGTAATGCTTGTAAAGATTCATCTCTTCTGTTGCTTCTACTTTGATTGTTTTACATATAAAAGTACTAACCCTTCTTTTGCCATAACGATCTCTTGTAGTATCAATTGTTGTAATAATATTTTCCCCATCATACTCAAGATCTCGCAGAATTGCATCTCCTTCTACAGTATATCTTACAATTTTAATTTCATCCTTATTTCCTTGATCAAAATTTTCAATAAATCGCATAAATATATCAATATTGGTTATTTCACCATGTTTATCAACAATATCGTCATTTAATGGGTTATATTCGCTAATATCTTCATCTGCATTAATATCATCATGCGATGGATTATATTCGCTACAACCAGATATTACTATTATTATTAGTATTATTATAAGGAATTTTAATTTCTTCATTTATTTTCCTCCTTTATAATTCCAATTTTATTATTCATTCATCTAAAAAAACTATCATTTTTTGTTTTTAATTGATCTTTAATTTCTTTTAGTATAGCGATCATTTTTCTATTTTGCTTAATAATTTGGTAAGAATTCGTTAACAATAATAAACCTCCAAACAAAAAAATCACAAAAAATATTAATAACATTAGAAATAAATCCAACATCATTAACCACCTCCCAATTGCTCTACTAATCTCATTCTATAAAATCTGAATTTTATTACAAAGTCTCTAATTTAATAGATAGATATTATCTCCCCTTGTGAATTCAAACCACGGAAAGTATAACCTCCAACATAAGCATTTTTTAAATAACTATAATGTGCTGCATACCCATTTTCTACGTCCATTTCTATATAGACAGTTGATTTCTCTTTTGCTTCACTTAAAGATGTTATATTTTTATGTCTATCATGATTACTCACAATGACTTTAACTATATCTTTATCCAAAACTTCGGTTCCAAAAAGAGTTTTATAAAAATCATTTTTATCATTAGTAGCACTCCAAGTAATCTTCATCTTTTCATCAGAAGTTAAAGCATGCATACCACTTGTATTAGTGACACGATAAAAAATCCCCCAATTTCTTTCTATTAATTTGATATAGTTTACTGTATCTGTTTCCCAAACAATTACCTTATTACCGTTAAACTCCTTTTCAAAAACAACTTTTCCATTTATATTTGGAATTGAATTTCTTATGACCAATGATTCAGAAAGTGTATATCCTCCTATATAAGAAGAAACATACTGTATGATTATTATCAGTGCAATAGTTATAATGTATCGTTTCTTAAATCGTCTCTTAGCGTCCATAAATGCCTCATTCTAAATCCCTTCACTTTATTTTTTATCAGTTAAAATTACCGTTTTATCGTAGCAAAAATAACAAAAAGTTATGTTCCTTTTATAGTTCAATATATTTTACCTAACTTTCATCAAAAGGTTTCTACATTCCCTTTGTAAAAGAATAAAAATGACAACCATCAATCCTAATGATTGAAAGTAGTCTTCATGATAAATACAACCTATTGTTCTTATTATTTTATTTTCTACCAAAATCATAATAATATTACTTTTTTCATAAACTCACTATCTTCTTTAGTTTATGCGTTTCATTATCCACTGGTATAATAAAAAAATCAACTACAAGTAAAAAGTTCAATATACTTGTAGTTGATTTTGAAAATGGATAAATTCGATCATTTTTCCTTACTATTACTGGATTTCCAATGATTCAGATTGGTGAAAGTATTAGTACTTATGTTATTCATCATATTCTTTTTACTGTCTTTCTTTGACTCTAATTGTTGAAGAGCTAGTACCTGATTCAAAAAAACACCTCCTTAAATTTTAATTTTTCATATAATAAACTACTAATTTAAATTATATCAAATATTTTACATTAATTATTTTAGAATACAGACTACTAAACCCCAAATAACATGTAAAAACATAGTATTACTCGCATATTCAATTATCAATATACATATTTATATAATTTATTAATCTGATAAAATTCTTGTTTTATCTAGTGACTGTTATATTTAAACGGTTTGAATGCTCTTATTATTAAATTTGAAAGCTTTATTGATTTTCACCATTAATTTCTTGTAGCATTTTATTGAGTAATTTAAGACTAAATACATTCTCAGAATTTTTTGCTAAATGGAATACCTTCATCCAATATCCATAATCATCAAGGTAAGATTCAATTGCTTTTTCAATATTTGTACGTGTTAATGATCTGACTATCAGCTTTGGATAATCAGGAAGTAAATAATTTATTTGTCTTTTATCCATACAATAATAAAGATTTTTAGGAGTTGTAACAGTAATATTATATTTTAATCCTTCATTTGTTTTTACGAATATATCTATACTATCATTTTCAATATCTTGTATTAGCTCTATTGGAGTAGAATATTCAATTTCATTAGCCTCTATATTTTCCTTAAATTCATAATTAATATGACTATTCATTTCATAAAATATAGTTTTTATCGAATCAATACTAAATAGACTTTCTCTTATTCCTATTAATCCATAAAATTTTAACCAATATCCCTGCGATTTGGAATAATGCTCAATAGCTTTTCTAATATTATCTTCAGTCAAAGATCGTACAAATATTCCAGGTATACCAGAAGGCATATAATTTAATTCCTCTTTATCCATATACCAATATATATTTTTGGGATTAATACAAAGTACATTATAAATGTAGCCCTCATCTGTTTTTACAAACACATCAATGTTATCATTTTCATCTTCAATAAGATTCATAGGAGTATAAATATCAATCATTTCAATCCTCACCTTTTCACCTCCTATTGTAATTATTTTTCTTGTCCATGCTCGAAGCTCGAAAATATTAAAACCTTAGTTTGATTTATATCCTGTAAAATTAGAGTTTTATCTTATCTAGATATTTCAGTTTTAAATAAGTCTCGATAATTCAATATTTTTATTGATCTAATTCATTTTTAAATTTAAATTCTATCTACACTCGGTCTGAACGAATCCATCTCATCTCATTAATTTCAAGTAACTGTTTAAACTCTTCAACTAGGTCATGCTTGTTTTTTAAGTTATTCCAATACTCTGCGGATAAAATATATTCTAATTTTGTAATGACTTCATCAGGTATATTAAATAATTTAAAGAACTCAACGTTCTTATTTTCTAATTGCTCTTCTATTTTTCTAAGATATTCAGGATTATCTTTTACTTCCAATAGTAACTTATTATAAAGCTCTTTTGCGTTTGGTTCGATGTAAAGAAGTTCCATTATATCTTCATCAGGATGCCTTTCCTCAGCTAACCTTACTACTGCAGTATTTTCTTCTTCATACGAAAAAGAGATATTGGCAACTATTTTTCCTTGTAAGATAATATAATATCCCCAACAATGATCCTCGAAATTAAAAAAATAGAGAATTGGATATTCTTTTGAAATTTCAAATACACTTTCAGGTACAATATCACTCACACTTGTATCATTAGTGATAAACACAATCCAGTTATCATTTATCTCTTGAACAGAAGTAACAGTTGAATGTTGCTCCACTTTTTCCATGCTTTTCTTTAATGCTAAACTTCCTGCTGTAAATTCACTCATATCATGGCTCTCCCTATTATGTTTTCTAGATTAACCCTTTTTAAAATCACTAAAATCATCAATCAAATAACCATGTTCATATCCATGAAACTCTTCAAATTCATTCTCCTTCTCAATAATTGCATCAATAGATGGGCTAGGAGAACCATGTATTTCATATATATAACTTTTTACATCTTCCATCGTTTTGCCATCCATCACTAAGCCATCACATTCATAAATTTCTGGAACCTATATAGGGTTTCCAAATAAATGAGAGAGTTTATAACAAATCCTTCTTAACTTAAATTGAATATGCTCATTTGTAATGAATTGTTTCCATCTGTATACAGGATATAAAACACAAAGATTCTTGCCAAAGGTAATATCAAGATCATCTGGTCCGGCTAGATCTATATTGATGCTTCTCAAACTCCAACTCTAAATCCGCATCCAACCAACACCATTTATCTGTAGTATTATCAGTTAATTGTTGAAGAGTTTTGTTTTCATTCAAAATCGCAAGTAACTTTTTTATCTCATTTAATTTATACGAATGTTTAAATATTGCTTGAAAATTTACTCCCATGATTCTACCTCCATTTGTCAACTATCAAATTTGATCTTCATAATTAATAATCCATATCATCAATATAAGGATTAGCATACAAATCAATATCAAATTCAGCGTCAATACTTGAGGCGAATTTTATTACTTCGTTATTAAGATATAATGCAGGAGTGTAACCTTCCTCAATTATAATTACAATAGTAAATTTACATTCAACAGAGTAAGTTTTTCTAATCTCATTGATAATTGAATCTTTTTCTTGTATTTGTTTTATTATTTGGTCTAGTTGTTCATTTACATCAAATGATTCTTGATAATCTGTACTCAAATCCCAACATGTTACTTTTCGAGTAATTGAAAGATCTCTAATTCTATCACCTTTTTTATATGTTTTAGTAGGAGTTATTCCTAATTTTTTGGTCGCTTTTTCTAAAGGAAATGAGTCACCAAATAAACTAAAATAAGCCATAACTTTTGTTTTTTCCACAAATCATCTCTCCTGAATAAGCTTCATTAATTCGTATTGCTCTCTCCAATTGTTAATAATTTTCACCAGTCAATACTTCTGTGTTATTCACATACCCATATATGTATATTGAATTAAATTTTAGAACAAAGGGGATCTTTAATTTTTGTAACAATTGTTTTGTAGTTACTATTGCTTGAACTTTTTTCTTTAAATCGTTCATAATACCCTCCTAAATACTAAAAACTTTCTTCC harbors:
- a CDS encoding DUF6366 family protein; the encoded protein is MKENNKETPARMRERLRQEELRKNTTTGKLADSINKAQSGNLADLVGDLSWKVTGILILVLIIGILVASIFLK
- a CDS encoding DUF4362 domain-containing protein, with the translated sequence MKKLKFLIIILIIIVISGCSEYNPSHDDINADEDISEYNPLNDDIVDKHGEITNIDIFMRFIENFDQGNKDEIKIVRYTVEGDAILRDLEYDGENIITTIDTTRDRYGKRRVSTFICKTIKVEATEEMNLYKHYLLNGCNQENIDTSILVIQK
- a CDS encoding DUF4279 domain-containing protein, encoding MEKTKVMAYFSLFGDSFPLEKATKKLGITPTKTYKKGDRIRDLSITRKVTCWDLSTDYQESFDVNEQLDQIIKQIQEKDSIINEIRKTYSVECKFTIVIIIEEGYTPALYLNNEVIKFASSIDAEFDIDLYANPYIDDMDY
- a CDS encoding efflux RND transporter permease subunit, producing the protein MKRFFAFVFRATTTKPKTVLAISLLVTILLGFATVGLKMEVSWVGLTPKDHPSVKQYDNIMEHFSTMNNIIVIVEADNPAKLDQAVETAKERLLQLDEYVQSVSAQVNEDFLIKNGLMLLDENVIEMTGMALSDPNIDRYLSFMNMNYTGVSNQIQEGNVMTVQEEQGIASSLMGMDWFFHSLLVEENEIETGVNRLVFGDPYTRSIDGTQIVMMVQPTFDITDFEKVAPGVNAIEAELVQIEKEVSGISYGLTGMHVVGKDELEITESDSHLTTIIAMVGIFIVLYMAFRMISVPILAFIPLLIGVIWDFGIVSLVIGRLNIITVFTFVILIGLGIDFSLHLLSGFTEKRSKGAGKKESLEYTLLKVGPSILIGALSTAFAFFVMMTSSLDMLKELGFVMGSGILTTVLAVFFILPSILILGKQKNLSKVKGEYKLLGKTASFSHRYRFVVLCVVIVFIGIIGFKSTDNEFDLNMLNLEPKGLESVELMEKMSEDFGMSSEGLLVEQDSLEDIYKLSEQLKDKESVSAVMSIADILPDVEVQEQRMQTIGKIEQVLSQQMPYRSVTKGEFLQGLEDIEQTIQTLYEHAETDRLKQASKLFFENGGQPSNLNLLMDRTNSTSIEQFEQMQLEFYTLLQSKSQQMLEAKILVVDDLPSDLKSQLVSEDGKHFLLTAYPNFDIWEELKNEKGENFIHMLQELDPGFTGTPIFMKALYDSVKDEIVKTGILVLLVLFTILLLHFRSFKYALLAFLPLIMALVLTSGMMGWLGLKWNILNVLALPLIIGIGVDDGVHLLHRYKSTNQSIIEVFSSVGRAILITTLTTMIAFGSLMLASYRGLSSLGTALFIGVGFAFLLSISVLPIFLKERETTSLKLDNNSVKTTEQHKG
- a CDS encoding class III lanthipeptide produces the protein MNQVLALQQLESKKDSKKNMMNNISTNTFTNLNHWKSSNSKEK
- a CDS encoding serine hydrolase domain-containing protein, which produces MKNEITKYITNLSEKQQFNGAFLISKDGEAIVSGGVGMANFEDNIPNQNNTQFYVGSITKTFTAIAIMQLYEKDLLDLHETCERFFPEYEQSNKITIHHLLAHGSGVPNFFDTEHFLDCFTKKMSAEQTFDIFKNKPLNFDPGQQSEYSNSNYILLGLIIEKISGQSYEEYINEHILKPLNMNQTGFPKDLTKGNSLAEGYDWDDSDLKKIPIIYSSNLYAAGEMFSTVHDLASLDQALYTDTLLKRNSIDKMHQSYFQPFGYGCTIGDNLNKKYVLFSGGTIGYTSLVLRYVEEKVTIIVINNISHNLNAVAEELSSIVFSER